A region of the Fulvia fulva chromosome 7, complete sequence genome:
CGCTCCCTGTACCTTGCCAAACACTCTGCTGCTGAGAGGTCAACGACATGTTTTCAACGGGCCATCGGCATTGCTCTACAGCATCTCACTGTCTGAACGGCATCCTTGGACCTTGGCAGCGTTACCTACATCCGTCGTCCCGCTTCTCTTGCACACGTGGACTGTGGAGGTGGCTGCTTCGCCAAATGGTGACCCAGAAAACTTTGATGACAACGTGACAGCTCTTTGAACGCCATTTCTTGCCTGGCTTACGTCTTGAGGTACATCTCGATGGAGGCCGGATGGGAAGACGACGTCCCTGCTGTGAGGTCAGGATGGGATCAAGTTGACAGCAAACACGAGCGAATTGTTTGTTCGAAAGTCAATTAGCTGGAAAATGGCGCACCATCACGATTGCAAAACCACGCAGCCACAGCCAATGATTGTTCAATGATGATTGGGCGACGGCCAGACACGGTTCATGAACACAGGAAGTGCTTCGTGGCAGGTGGAGAGCTGTTATATGGCGTCCCCAACTTTGATTGAATGTCTGGGCAACGGATGTGCTCTCGAGCTGTCTGCGAAGACTCGGGTGCCTGGAGTGGCCTCCTGCACTGTCATAGTACTCACTCAACTTCCTGTGCGAACTCAGAAGGCCATACTGTAGGAGACTTGCCAAGTATCATGTCCTGTGCGTGTCCGTGATGGAGCTGGATACGACTGCCGCATATAGTCAAAGGCGCTGCCATTTAGGAAGGCGCCAACCGCGCATGGGCTAGTTCTAGTGTGGATCAATGGACGCAGCTACGACTGCAACGAGTGACCCCAGCAAAAGCGTCATTAGCTCTATTCAGGTACAACCGTACAACAAGAAGAGGTGCCCGCCCTGTGACCTTGCAACATTCTGCTTGTCCCTCGGAAGAGCTGACACTGATCTCTGTGCCACTTCAACGACCCGGTTTTCCTTTCTGTTCTTTGCGAGGGAGTGTTCAGCATCATACCGAACATCCCATTCCAGTCGAATCTGGTAAGCGGCATCAGCAACAGCAGCAAATCCTTATCAGAGACTTGCATATGCACAATCGAAGCTATCATCATTGGACACCATGCTCGAGGGCGGTCAGAGTTTGGAGTGCACGAGCAACAGTGACGCTGTAAAATGCCTCATCAGCCTGTCGCTATCTCGCCGTTCAAAGCCTCACTCCCGCTGACGAAGTCGAAAGCATTGTTGTCCGCTTCCATTGCTTGCACCATTTCTTGGCAATTCCGCTTTGCATCATCAGCAAGAGCGGCGTAGCAGAGTCACAGCACTAACGACGGCCACAGTTCTCCTGTTTAACGACTGCGTCTGAGCGACTCGACCCACGGCCAGCATGTCTACACCACTCGTTCCACCGCGTCCGCAGCGAAATCAAGCCGGGCAGGCGGCTCCTCCCAAACGCGATCTGCCCTCGATTCCTCCCAGGCCGTCTCGCAAGAACGACCGCTCGCAATCGCGCGAATCCTACGCTCGCTCTCCACTCTATGGCCCACCCGTGTCATTAAGCAACAAGCCGGCACAGCCTTCAAATGGCCGCTCGAGTGCTGAGCTGCCGCGCAGGCCACCGAGTGTCTCGCTCCCAGACGTCGGTCACGAGGGCGAAGAATACTCGAGCTTCGATCAGCTTCCACCCGATGCGCATGGCGTCTCTGTAGAAGCCGCGAATGGCGAGCAGACCAAGAACGTGTCTGCCGATCTCCCCATGCATCAGCCCAAGGCCAGCGTGCCGCAGTCCACCGCCAAGAGACAGATCGAGGGCGTCACGGGTACCGACTCTACACAGGCAGCGGGACTCGGCATTGGAAGGTCCAAGCCAGCGGACGACGTACACAAGATGCCTCCCGGCGACTTGGGCACGTCTTCGCCATTGAGTCGCGTGACCAGCCAAACACAGTCTGGTCATGCTGCCAGGCGTGCTCCTTCGACCGACCACACTCGTTCCACGCCAAATCTACTCGAACGCACGACTTCTCGCCCCGCCAGCATCTTCGGCGACGAAGACGAGCACGGCATTCCGACAATCGGCCAGCAGGTGCCGTTGTTGGCCATGGCTGGAGATGTCCAGGCCCCATCCCCGGGTCCAGGCTACGCACAGCACACACCAGGCATTGGCTTCTTCAACGACGGCTCAACGCGAGCTCACCACAGGAAGCGAAGCTCCAGGCATGAGTTTGGTCCACCAGATAGCTACGGCATTCGTCACGACCATGACCATCAAGATCAGTTCGAGAAGGAGTGGGTCAGGAAACACCCCCAGGAAGCAATGAAGGAGGAGCATCATTTGCATGTATACAAGCCGGAGACGGCGTTGAGCAGCGAACAGCTGAACCGATTGGTGCACAGCGACAGTGGTAGGATACGAAGATGTGACACAAGCGATTCAAGTACTGACCAACGTGTAGCGACGGCCGCGACTCCCGGCACACCGGATGAGCACGAAGCTGAGCAGTACCTTGAGCGCGCTTCCTCCACTCAGCCATATGAGACGAAAAACGAGCCAGCATCCCCACTTCGCAAAGGCAGTTTCCCCTTCAACGAGAAGAATCGCCTGCATCCTGACGATGCGGTCGAGGCCGAGGCACCGCGCCGTTCGAGCAAATCCTACGGTTACGATTCGGACCACGAGCATGAGCACGCAGACGGCACACCAATCTTGGCTCGCGATGAGCTCGTGAAGAGACCTAGTAGTGCCTTCATGCACGCTGCAGTAACTCCCGATCCCGATCACAACATCGATGATGGTTACTACTACGACAGTGATACTGCACGCAGTCGTCGAGGCAGTCATGGCAACAGCCGCCCATCGAGCAGACCTGGTAGTGTCCATGGAGCCAGTGCTCTGCAAGGCTATTCCGGCGGCTCATTGCACCGCTTTGTGTCTCGCGAAGAGGAACATCACTCTGGCATGGGCACCCCTCTTGAGGAGATCGAGGAGTACGAGCCTCTGTTCCCAGAAGATGAGCAAAACTGTGGTAGCCCGAAGAAGCAGTTCAAGAAGCGACCAGAGCTTGCACAACATCACTTCCCCAGCCAAGATGTCTGGGAAGATACCCCATCCTCGCTACAGTACTCTACCACTGTCTCGACTCCGGATTTGGAGAGGACTAGGGAAGAGATCGATGCAGCTCGCGAGGCGCGACCATCGACCACTTTCGAGACACTCGAAGAGGAGCAGAAGCGCCGTAGGCAAGCGGAAAAAGAGCACGACATGACGAGCGATTCCAAGACGTTTATCAAGCCACACTTCAAGCCTGGTGTTGCTAATGAGTTGCACCGACCCAGCACGCATCGCTTCCCAAGCTCGGATGTGTGGGAAGACTCTCCGGACAGCTTCACGCTCGTCAACACCACCACTGTCAACGCATCACAGGTAGGGATTAGTCTAACCCGTAGCCAAACGGCATGCTAACATTGCTACAGGAGGAACTCATGAGCCCACCGGGCGATGACGATGCTGCGAGACCTCAAATTCCAGCTCGTCCACAGAAAAGCGCAAAACGTACCGAAGAGGTATCACCTTCTGATATCAGGTCACCACCTTCACCCGAAAAGATCAAGCCCGCCATACCGGCCCGGCCACAGCGTACAGCTCGGTCAGAGCAGACAGACGGCGCTGAGGGAACTTCTTCGAGAGACGCCCCGCCTGTGAAGGCGAAACCACCCGTTCCAGCACGACCGGGAGGTGAGAAGATCGCAGCTTTGAAGTCTGGCTTCATGAGTGATTTGAACAATCGTCTCAAGCTCGGACCACAAGCACTACCAAAGAAGGAGCCAGAGCCTGAAGCTGAGGAGGAGCCAAAGGCGCCGTTAGCAGACGCTCGCAAGACTCGCGCACGTGGGCCCGCTCGACGTGCCCCGGCCAAGTCGGCCGTCGCTGATCGCAAGTCTTCGATCACCTTCGCGTTTTCACCACTGATTCATTGCTGGTCTATTGATGAGTCTGACGAGCTTAATGTccaaaaagaggaggaggagcaccACGACGAGTCTAATAAGGAAAACGTACCTGAAGCGGAAGTCGAAACTGCTCAGGATGCGCCGGAAGCAGAGAAGACACTTTCCCAGAACGAGCGCAATAACACCGAGTCGTCAGCACCTGCGGAAGACATTGCGAAACAGATCAGCAGTTCTGAAGAGCCCTGGAAGGTAGCCAAGGAGCATCGAGGCTCTGAGTCGGAACTCAAAGCTGCTCTTGCTGCCGCCGGCGCCGCGCCACGGTCTTTCTCGAACTCGGATGAGCAAGGCACGGTCATGCCGGGCGGTCTTCCGTCAGTCGATGAAGCCTTCAACGCATCGCAGGCTGATGAATTGGCTGTCACCGAGGAGACGATGGAAGAGGAACGGGAAAGAAAAGACACCGCGGTCCAGACTGGTGAAGTGAATCTCAAGACGACCCAGCCATCCGGTCAGACCGAAGAGCAGAAGGTGTACGTTGGAGGCAAGGCTGCGGACGAGGGCAATGTCGTTGTTGGCCAGGATGGCGCTGAGAAAGCGTAGGAGTAGTGTACAGAGTTGGGAAGCGGCGTTACTTGTCATAAAAGCTAGGTATTCTTGTCTTGAGAAGAGCAGAGCATGACGCTGAGTATGCATACGTATAGTACTTGTTGGCCATCTTGGCGTGATCGTCGTATGGATGAGACATTGTTCTTGGCACCTTGAGACGTAAAGGAGGTTTGGTAAAGCTGGCTTCATGGTCGCTGCGAGAGCTTGCTTCAGTCAAGGTATCGTGTTGGTTTGTTTacttgtgcctatctttgCGTCCTTGGCATTCAGGTATGTCTTCGCGCGGCTTTTATTGCAGTGATGTTGGGGTGCCGTGTGCTTCGCTGACATTGGCCACGTGGAGTTACCAGGGAAGGTTGTCAAAGCTGTGTGACTTTCCACCTGAACCTTGTTGAGCATCAGCTGATGCTGAGAGCCTGAGACTGGGCTGTTCCTTGGCATCTCGCGATCCTGGTGCAGCGACTGAACCTCGTCTCGTTCTTGGCGATCATATCATCATGATACTTGAATGCCTGACTGCCGCCGCCCTGTTGCGACTGCGTGCCACTGCGTGCCACTGCGTGGGAGACTTGATATTCTTGGCGAAGTGTTGGTGCGTGATGGCTTGGCGTGTCTGTAGTGGGAGAGGATGTTGTTCGTTCATGATGGGAAGGCGCTTGGCGACAATCTTGTGGCCAAGAAGGCCGCAGGTGTTGTTGTTCTTTTCGTGGTGATGGGGGTCGAGGTGAGGGAGGTGAGGAGCAATTTCACTTCAGATGGACTTCATACATAAGTCCGCTGTTTTGCCACTTCATGTCGTCTCGGCTTCTGCATCACAATACATGATAGCATCGCTCATTGGATCAACAGCATCGTTCATCATGGCATCTTCAGAGCTGAACGATCGCATACCATCTCAGCAGGAGTTTGACAAAGTGTCGAAGGATGTGCGCACCCGCGCTCGAAGTGGCGAAGAGAAGGTCGCAAACAAAGCAACACACATCGAGCAAGCTGCGCGAGATGCGCCACCCACACAGACTTCGAATGCTTCCCTCCACCGACCTCCTCTGGACAACAGCGACGCCATGCCCCTCGGAGCCCAGCACCACATAGCATCCTTCCTCTCCTCCACCTCCTGCCCTTTCATCCCCACCGACGAAATCGCCACCGTCCTCAAGAACTCCCAGTACATCAACCAAAAGCGCAAGATCCTCAGCCGTACCCTCATCCCCCCTGCCCTCACACCATGCGCCGCACCCGCACCGTCGAAAGATCCACCCAACAACCCACCAATTTTCGCCGAACGGCTCCTGGACCTCCCAGCCGAGCTCTTCGCAGTTACCATGGCTCTCTTGCCACCCGCCGATGTGATAGCGCTGAGTTTCACCAGCAAGACCTTCTACAACACGCTCAACTATCAACTCATCGACCTCTGGAACCTCGTCCTCGCCTCAGATCTCTACGACCACTACCCCAAGCAGAAATTCGCCTACGCCATCAATCGCCAGCGCTACGACATCTGCCGGCGCCTTCGTCGAGACAAAATGGCTCACCTCGTAACACTCGAAAACCCCTCGGCGGACCTCATACTCTGCAGCGCGTGCACGAAATTCCATCCAAAGCGCTTCTTCACCCCCTCGCAACTTAGCACACCACCCCACCAGCGCAGCTGCCTCGCCACAACAGCGCCCCTCACCTTCTGCGCCCACTGGTCCGAAACGCTCCAGACCCTCCGCCAGCGTAACGAGGACGCGCGCTGTAACCCTACGCCCTGGCACACTTTCCACGCGGAAACGTGTCAGCATCCATCGCATTATACGCCCTCCGGCGAAGTCGATAGTCCACCCCCAGTCCTGCGCCAACTGGGCGGCTGCCAAAAGGTCACCAAGACAGTCCGGATTGGTCATATTGATGACTACGATCTGATCACACGTGAAATTGTGCAGATGACGCTTGAGAAGGAGCCGATGTCGGGGGTGGAGGTCTGTCAGCATGTTAGAGTCGGGGATGAGGTGGTCGCCTCAAGCTTTATGCGGAGGGAAGGCAGTGAGCAGAGGCCTGAGGACGCGTGGAGAGGGTGTGAGATGCCGACATTCGAGGTTGGAGGGTGTGGGGAGTGTGGGATGATGTGGCAGTTTAGGATTAGGGATGTGGGTGGGTTGGGGATGGCGGGGAGGTATGAGTTGCAGTTGGTTGTGGATTGGGAGGTGAAGGCGGTGAAGAAGGCGTGGAGTCGGGAGTGGTTGAGGTGGGTGGAGGGTGGAGGGAAGTTGATGGAGTTGTTGTGACTTTAATGGTGCAGCTTCGTTCGCTGCGGAAGTATGGCATGCCGCGAGGAACATGAGCGATGAAGGACGGTATCGCTGCGTCGTTGCACTATCTGCTTGCCTGGCCAAGGCTCGGATCGGAGTACTGTGGCGAGCCCGTGCGAGGCTTTCCGATCCTCGGATCTCGTCGAGACTTGAAGGATGTCAAGCAGAGAGTGCACTACACTTGGACAGCATGCGGCAAGTCTAATGACTTGAGCAAAGCGCGAGATGCATCATACTCCAGCCAATATCTTTCGCCATTCGCATTTCTGCATCTTGACCCTTTCACCAGTGCCACATGCACTTATAGTTCAGGATCCGGCTTCCAAGTCTGTCGTACTCGAGTGGTGATATCCAGCTATCGTTCGTCATGCGTAGCTTGCCGAAGACACTGCCGCCCTTCCAGGCCAACACAGCCGGATCGAGCTCGCGAGGCGGTGGTGCCACCAGAATCTCTTTGGGGTACTCCTTCATCAATGGATGAGCTCGCAGTCTCACCTCAAGGTAGCCTTGCAGGTGTGGTGTCTTCGAGGCGCCGCCTGTAAGCATGATGCTTCCGAGCAGGTCGCGTTGCTTGCGGTCGTCGATCTTGCCATTGTTGTCTTTACTTGCTTCGTCGATGGATGCCAGAATAGCCTCGTCCAGTGGCATGATAGGAGTAGTTCGGTCCATGACATCGAAGTCATTGGTCTCGATGTTGCTTGGTACGTCGTCCCCGTTGATCATGGTGATATCGCCGTCTGGCATTGGGGTACCATTTTCGTCTCCTGTGGGCGAGCCAGGTCTTGAGCCAAGTACTGACGACCGCGGTGTGCCATCACCATCGCCGTTGAGATGTGGTGGAATCCCGAGAGGTCGTTGTTTCTGAGGCGTGCCGTTCACTTGCAAGACTCCAACCAGACGTGCCGACTTTGCTGAAGGTGCAGCGACAGCAGATGGAATGTTCTGATTCGTGTACTGGATTACGCGAAGCTGTGCCTTGGACTGTGGTTCGTTCGGTCGTTGGTCGTACAGATCGACAGAAACAGGAATGAGTTTCCGGCGTCCGGTCAGCTTGGTGGAGTTGTCGAAGATGGTAGGTCTGAAGTAGCCCTATGGAACTGTCAGCAGGATCATTAGGCGATCATCAATGTCGGGACTCACGGTTGGAGCCAGCATGCCCTCATCGTACAGCTTAAACTGGTACTTCTGCGTCTCTTGGTTGTAGGCGCGAAGATGGAAATCGTACAGCTGCACACTGACGTTCTCATCACTCATCGTGGTATACTTCTCCTTGAGTTCTTCAGCAAGCAGGAAGTCGTGCCGCCGCATCAGGTTGAAGTCGCTGTAGTTGAACCGATCGTAAAGCATCATCTTGACGAACGTCTCAGTCACGTCGTAGCCGCCGTACTTGAGGTTGATGCGAGAATCCTCATGGCACATTCCGTCCTCGATGCAACAGACCGTGGTCTTCTGAGCACCCATGTCAACCATGCACGCAGTACTGAAACCTGCGCCGAATGTGGCCGCCACCGACTCTTGCTGGAAGCATACTCGTGCGAAGCCGAAATCGCGAAGGAGCTCCTGCAGCACAGTTGCCACCACGTTTTTTTCGTAGAGGTCGGGTATTATGAAGACGCAACTGTACTGGTTCCAATCACGCTTGTGCGGTAGGTCGAGTTCTGTCTTCATGCTATCCTCGAGGATTTGAAAGTAATCGCGAAGCAGCAAGTTGCGGCTAGTGTAGTCTTTCTCGTTCAGCCATCCATGTTGCCAGGGCCAGTATAGTCGGTACTTTGGCTTGGACTCCTCGGGTATCCGAAGCGCACGCTCTCCCACGATGTACTCCGGCCCGTCTGAGGTCTCTGTCCAGTCAATTTCGACCGGATCGTTGTGCTTGGTGATGCGATCTGGTGGCGTTGTGCTGTTCCACTTCGTCACCAGCTCTCTCGAATTTGGCAGCACGCGCCGCTTGTTTGCACGTCGATATGCTCTGAATTCTGTAGCCATCGTGCCGTACTCCCGAGCAAAGTCCTCGCCATACTGTTCTTCCGGTTCGGCATCTTCATCGAGCTTCAGTCGCTTTGGCACTGGTTCCGAGTCTTCGGCCTCTGTACGTGAAGACTTTCGTGCGATGACCATGGGTACGGTCTTTGGCAGTGCATCGGTGGCAAATCCAAGCCGCAAGTTCTGGCTGCCGACATGAATGACAATGGTCTTCTCGCCGTAATTCTCGCCCATCATGTCATCCATGGGCACATCCTCATCAATGTCGGGGCCCACATCCGCGGCGAGTCCGGTCGGTTCCATGCCATGTTGGGCACGCACACGGTCGAGCTCGACGGCAGCTCGCTTTCTCGCTTCTAGCCGCTCTTCTTGCTGGAGGCGGAGTGCCAGTATCTGGTCATCGCGCTTGAGGAAGTCACTATATCCATGATTGTCAGTCAATGTCACCGTGTCATGTGAACGTGTTTTCAGCCAGGAGCATCCGGTGTTCGGTATCCAGATAGCAATGTCCATTCAGCTGTGTCCAGGCGGTGTCGACATTGGCATGTGATCAGCAGCAGGTAGAAGTGCATAGTGGTCTGTGAAGGTCAGTAGAGTGTGAAGGAAGATGTACCTCTTCACGTACTGCACATTGAGTGCATACACGTCCTTTTTGCCTTTCCGCAGACCGTCAAGGACTTTTCGCGCGACCATTGTGGCAAGGGATGGTTGTTGTCATATGGTgatggtggtggtggtggtggagCGAGAGATGTCGGAAGGATGGGTGGCAGGCGACACGATTGGATGAGATGCGACTCACGTGTAGTAGTTTTTCTGGTTGATCATGGAGACTTGCGGCCATGTCGTGAACTCCATATTGTTGTCCGTGCGCTGCAGCCCTACGACAAAACAGAATGCTTAGTATGCATGATCCCATTTCCGGGTTGTGCGGAGTCCATTCGAGATGGCGGTGAATACGTCCTGTGCAAGGATGGGAGACGTGGTGATATGATGAGTCGTGGCGATATGTCGTACCTTCTTCACGCAGCAGCGCGCGACCTGACTTCTTGCCGACCATCGTGCTCGATATCGAATGCTGCTGTATCAACGATATGGCTTGCGGCAGTTCGGGCTATCCGTGGCGTGTGGTGGATGAGACAGTGGTGCTGGATGGTGATAGTGATAGTTGCGGGCGGAAACTATATCGACATTTGTCGTCGGTAGCATCCGGACAAGATCACAGGTGACAGGTGAAGCTCGAGTGTCTCGCAAGGACTGGCTAGCACGAATGCATCAAGAGTGAAGTGTGGTGGTTGGCCGTTGAATCTCCCGCGCATGTCCAAGGAAAGTCCTGCTTCGGCTGATCTTGCGCCGCCACGACTTCTGGCAACGCCGCCCCGCATCGCAACCATCCCACTCCAAATGAGGGTTTGCCCAAGTTACACCTGACGACGAGCTCGAGAGACTGCCAGCATCTCCAACTACACTCCGGGCGACAGTCAAAGCACGCCTTCCAGCTCCACAACACCACACAAGATGGCGGGTACGTGCAAACCCTCGAGCGACGACCGCGATCACCACGAGTGACGAAGTGTCCCAGCGTGCTAACACCCATATCCAGACTTCGAGAGTGTTGCGAGTACGATACACCCGACCCAGCGCCTTCGTCCCCTTATCTGACCGACCGCAGAGCAATTCGTCGAGTACTACTACAAGCAGTTCGACAGCGACCGATCTGGCCTGGCCCCACTCTACGTACGTCCATGTTGCGCTCCAATGGGGAAGATGGCCATAAGACAGAAGGGCACGACTGACACAGTCATGTAGAGAGACAACTCCATGTTGACATTCGAGGCCCAACCATTCCAGAGCGCGGCAGCTATCGTGCAAAAGCTACAGGTATGGGCAGCAAGGACTTAGCAACAGGTGAATCATCAAGGGCTGATTGTGCAACAACAGGAACTTCCCTTCCAGAGGATCGAGCACCAAGTCGCGACCCTCGACGCACAGCCAAGCAACGAATCTGGCGGCATCCTCGTCATTGTCAGCGGCGCGCTTTTGGTGAGTTGGATCGACCTGCTATTGGAACCGTTCCAAGCAAGGGCACATGCTGGGGCACATGCTGACGGGAGTTTGCGTTCCAGGTCGAGGAGGAGAAGCGACCGATGTCATACGCTCAGACCTTCCAGTTGTTGCCAACCCCAGAAGGCTCCTACTACATCTTCAATGACGTCTTCCGCCTCGTGTACCCAGCCGCGTAGAAGAGGGATGAATTCCGACACCGAATCAATAGATGGGCACGCAGGAAGTGACGCGGATCACTGAAGTCCGACCAACGGAGGGTTGATATCGTTGCCGTGGCTTACTGTAGCTCTAAGAGCCCATACGGAAGAGTTCAGTTCAGAGCCGCCCCAGGATATGAGAGCGCTCACAGACGACGACTTAAAGTCTTCGATGTAGGAGCATGACATGCCATACCGAGATACCATTCCACAGCCTCCACCACATCCAGTCATGGTCAAACCCATGCCCTATGTCTTTGATGCTGTACCTTCCCTCGAGGATCGAGCGATTTATCCCATGGTTCTCTTTTTCATATGTAACCTTGGAAGAAGTGCTCGCAGCTTGATGTGCTGATGACTTTCCACGTTTCGCCACGGCAACAGTCAATTTTAGGTCTTGATGTGTCCAGGTCGCGAACAGTCAGCATTTGTCATAATGGTGTAGTGAGTTTGTGACGAGGAGACTTGATATTCATTCTTCAGAGATGTTGTCGCGTACAGGAACCAATGGCTCTTACTCAGCTAAAGCCACGTTGATCGTCGGCGCTAGTCTAGTATCGGACCCTTGCGACTTCCCCAGCAGTGGAACGAGGCGTATGTCTGTTGTTGTCGCAAGCTGTCTAAGCAATCGCATCCTTACACCATAAACATCTGACCAACGCCACACTCGCCCGACGGACTCAGCTGCCTGATCACGAGTACATATCACGAACAAACGTCGCAAACAAAACCACCATCAGGAGATCGCATAGCCCTGACCCAACGACAACGACCAAGCTGAGGTGTCAATAAGCTCCATCCCGCAACGTCCACAAAGCACACCAACCACCACGAGCAGAATTACAAATTCTTGTACGATATAGGCAGCTTCAGGCTGTGAGGAAGAGGTACCACAATGACGCTCGCGGAAGAGTTCAAGTCGAGGAATTTCAGTGAGTGATGTACCACGTGGAATCTCGCTCAGGCGCATAATTACAACATGCTGACGGCAGTGATTTGCAGGCATATACGGTCAATGGTATGGCGAAAGACAATTCCTGCCATGACGGAACAGCGCCTAACAACACCCTCACAGGACGGGCGTGCTCTGCGTAGTGCTATGCTTCGCACTCGGCATAGCGAACATCTTCCACTTCAACCTCGTAATCCTCTTCAGCGTCCTCTGCCTGTACGCCAACCCTTGCCTCCACCCCTCCTCAATACCCCTCTAACATACCTATTCCAGTATCAGCGCCTTCGTCATAATCTTCATCGAAATCCCGCTCCTCCTCCGAATCTGCCCAACATCCCCCAAATTCGACGCCTTCATCCGCCGCTTCGAAACGAACTACATGCGCGCCGCAATCTACGGCGTCATGTCCGTCATCCAATGGCTCTCGATTATCGCCAAGGCGACCAGCCTGATTGCCGCCGCGGTCGTGCTGCTGTTCGC
Encoded here:
- a CDS encoding putative actin-related protein 8, coding for MVGKKSGRALLREEGLQRTDNNMEFTTWPQVSMINQKNYYTDFLKRDDQILALRLQQEERLEARKRAAVELDRVRAQHGMEPTGLAADVGPDIDEDVPMDDMMGENYGEKTIVIHVGSQNLRLGFATDALPKTVPMVIARKSSRTEAEDSEPVPKRLKLDEDAEPEEQYGEDFAREYGTMATEFRAYRRANKRRVLPNSRELVTKWNSTTPPDRITKHNDPVEIDWTETSDGPEYIVGERALRIPEESKPKYRLYWPWQHGWLNEKDYTSRNLLLRDYFQILEDSMKTELDLPHKRDWNQYSCVFIIPDLYEKNVVATVLQELLRDFGFARVCFQQESVAATFGAGFSTACMVDMGAQKTTVCCIEDGMCHEDSRINLKYGGYDVTETFVKMMLYDRFNYSDFNLMRRHDFLLAEELKEKYTTMSDENVSVQLYDFHLRAYNQETQKYQFKLYDEGMLAPTGYFRPTIFDNSTKLTGRRKLIPVSVDLYDQRPNEPQSKAQLRVIQYTNQNIPSAVAAPSAKSARLVGVLQVNGTPQKQRPLGIPPHLNGDGDGTPRSSVLGSRPGSPTGDENGTPMPDGDITMINGDDVPSNIETNDFDVMDRTTPIMPLDEAILASIDEASKDNNGKIDDRKQRDLLGSIMLTGGASKTPHLQGYLEVRLRAHPLMKEYPKEILVAPPPRELDPAVLAWKGGSVFGKLRMTNDSWISPLEYDRLGSRILNYKCMWHW
- a CDS encoding Nuclear transport factor 2 gives rise to the protein MADFESVAKQFVEYYYKQFDSDRSGLAPLYRDNSMLTFEAQPFQSAAAIVQKLQELPFQRIEHQVATLDAQPSNESGGILVIVSGALLVEEEKRPMSYAQTFQLLPTPEGSYYIFNDVFRLVYPAA
- a CDS encoding Golgi apparatus membrane protein TVP18, which produces MTLAEEFKSRNFSIYGQWTGVLCVVLCFALGIANIFHFNLVILFSVLCLISAFVIIFIEIPLLLRICPTSPKFDAFIRRFETNYMRAAIYGVMSVIQWLSIIAKATSLIAAAVVLLFAALFYVLAGVKGQEFQSSKTLGGQGVAQMIV